ATTATAAAGTCAAAATCTGAACACCTCTTTCATCAAAACATCGACTTTTTTCCTTTGGAAAAAGGGATGTAAATAAAGGtcttttgtatttaatttttaCTAATAACACTCCTGGGCTTGGCTCCAGCTTAAACATGCTCAGTGGAAAATTCTGCAGCTTGAGatttgggggtgggggtgggggggtgtaaTTATTAAACAGTGGCTTGGCCGAGGATCACTGGATCAACATGGAAGAACATCACGGAGCCCTACCCGTAAAATGTCAGCCTGAGATAGCCGATCCTCTCAGCCAGCCTGGCCACTTGGCCTTGCACTGCAGGAGCCCCCTTCAGGTAGACGATGCCAACGCGACGCAGGGCCAAAAGCCACGCCAGAGCAGCCTTGTCATCGTGGAGGACTTCCTGGTAGTCAGCTGTAGGGATGTGCAGCTTTGAGTCCCAGTAATGATGCTCTGAAATGAGATGCGGGAACAGTTCTTTCACCTTGGCAGAGGTTTACATGCATATAGTTCTGGCTTCTTGAAATAACAGAGGCTATATGAGAACTGGCCTGTGTGCAGGCATTTGATCAAATATTACTTCATTAATAAATACTTAGTTTGAAGTGAGAACATGTGCACTCTTATTCATGCTAAGTCACTTCATGTCCCCATTAATAAATCTGTTCGCACGGGCATAAAGGATATCCAGCCACAGATGAAGACAAGATGGCGAGAGCCTGGACAGGATAATGTTACCGTTTAACCTTATCTGTTCAGAAAGTGACGTGTACTTGAACCAGTTCAGTTAAAATAAGTGGTGAAATCATCAACTACAGTACACAAAGCACATTTTTCTGCATTATCTTCTGTGAAGAACATGCACAATCCAAAACATCCACTTTCTATGGAACACAATTCACCGTTTATTCAAAAGCTAAAATAAATTAGCAGCCTAGCATCACAGATTGTTTTGTTACGGGCAGGAAGCAATTCATTTATAAGGTCATAATTGTCCCCCTCTTTGCTTATTGGTACCCATTAAACCTATAAACATTACAGCTTGCCACAAATAGCTCTGCTGAGTAAAATCAGCATGTCTccatcagacagacagaagtgGAAAGAATCCTCCCACTGCACTCCACCCAGCTGGCTGGACTCATTTTTCCATGCAGTCTCTCCAGCGGCTTCCAGAGAAACAGCTGCTAAGTACATTTGCGGCAGCGGGAGGAGGGTTTAACCGAGGAGATTGTGTACCTGTCTGATGTTTGTGGCTCGTTCTTGTGTCTCTTTTCAGTACCCACCAACCTCCAAATAACTTTTCACaaggctgcagcacagaagcAGATTAAACGAGGCTAAAGCTCACAAGAGATGGACACACCGGGCAAGCTTTGCTGAAATTCATGCATAATTTATCATCATCTAAAGTGTCCAAAAACTATACAAGAGAGACTGCGGCTTACTCTGAAGGCCATAAAGATTTAGAGATGCAACAAAAAGACTTTAAGTGCTGATGTGGGGCTTCAGAGCCCGGTTGTTTTTAAAAGCACAGAGGCCCAGAGCACAGCGAGCTGCAACATCAGTCAGGAACACagtgatcatcatcatcatggcttGCAGACCTCCCTCCAGGCTGTTGTCACAAACAATCAGTTTCTGGCTGCCCAATTCAAAGGGTCAAGGACCTGCTGCTTGTTAAAACTTGTCAAGAGGGtggagagaaacaaagacagagaaggagaaacTGGGGCAAAGGTCAAGACTGAATGTTACAATTACTCTTGTGAAACTGGACCTGGACATCTTGTACAGGCACGGCGGTGTTGCAGCGCTGCAGTTTAGGGCGTCACCCGTGACAAAGAGGCTACAGCGTCGGTCGCACTGTGCATATACATCAGCTGTGCGGTCCTGGCTGCAGTTCAGCTCAGACCTCATTCTGGAAACTTATCACGCTCGCTGCTATCAAGAGAGTTCACGGAGTGGCTGAGGGCTCGAACAAAAGATGAGAACTTTCCGTGGATATCTGCCTTCTAATCCTGCTATCGGTGTCGCCCTAGCTTCTTTTAAAATGGGAAGGCTAATCACAAATCTTAAGATCACGTGAAGAATCGCAAGAAAtttattgtctgttttttattCTGTTGGATCACACTGGTAGaagattaaagaaaacaaatagcAGGCCTCTTAACTGGTGCAGATACAAATCTGGAGAGATtatgaggtactgaggtagaGAATACTCTTTGCTATAGTGTATTCAAATTACTATGTGTAACAGAGACGGTGTCAGTTGTAGGACTACACTCACCTAAATGTTTGTCTGCTTAAAGGAGCCTTTCAACATTATTTTCAGACACTACAGAACTTCAGTTTCACATTTTTCCAAGAAACCAAGAAGACATCTGGATTAACTACATGCTTTCTTGTGAGGTTTATCTCTTATTTCTGAAAGATCAATGTCAAGAAGCGTGAGAATCTCAAGAACTAATTTCAGGAAGCAATTTATTTCCATCTTTAGTTAACATGAACTCTATCCTTGTGCTTCAGATAAGACCCGAACAAATGACAAACAACAGAGTGAGCTACGAAGCCATGCATATATCTCTGGAGTTGAAAAAGACCAAAACCAAAGgccaaaacaaaaaagtcaACACTGGGCTTGAGTTCAACAGGTTAACTGAAGGTTAACTGAAAGACATGCAGCAGCTACAGGATCCTAATCTTACAGCTGTGTTCTATTCACACTGCTATTTGCAGAAAACAGCCTGGGTTCTGGAAAGTTCTGTGCATCCACACAGCCAAACAGATATCAATCTCACTCCGTCTTGTACAGTTTCCAGTTGTGGTTAACATAGATATGAAGTCAGAACTAACATATGTGCTTTTTAAACGTCTGTAAGTGTCGACGTGAGACGGCCTTGAGTTTCTGCCGTCTGCTGTTCATTGGTGTGAGGATCGTTGTTGTTTTCACAGGAAGGACGGCGCTGGCATGTGCCTGGAGGGACATATCTCTGTCAGCCTGACAAGATAGCATATATAATCCCGTCTCCCGTTTCCCCCTCCTCAGCCGTGGTCTGCTACAGTGGCTTTTCCAGATGAGGAAACCTGAAGCCGTGGCTCCTGTGGCTGTCAGGCAGCTCATGGCAGTTTGGCTCTGCCCTCACTGTGCTCTGTCTCAGCTTCGGAGGCCTGCATGTGTCgctctcctctgcagctgggAGCGCCTTCAAAGCTCTGCCTGAATCGCTGCAGTTATCCAGAGAGCCTTTGTTTTGACTTGGTTAAGTTTTATCACAGTGCCCGGATCAGCTCACTTCAATGGTCCGTCTGTGGAATGCACAGTGGAGGTCTCTGAGCCAGATGGGCATTAGGAACCCATTTTTTTGAGAGCTGTTGTTTACACTAAAAACAAAGTTTGGAGCTACAGTTTGACCCCAACATATCCCAAACTTAAATCCTTCATATCAGCCCATCAATGCACTGCTGGATGGAGCTTCTGTACTGGTTCAATATACTTGTTATGGTGCAATTTATACTTCTACTCCACTAGAATTCAGGGATCAATGTATTTATACACCTCTccaaaaaaagaatatataGTCATGAGATTAGAGTCTAAGCTTTTAACAGTAAAAACACTGTTGGGTGGACAGTCATAGCACTAGCGACATTATTAGTTGTCAACATAGCCGTTAATTAAAAGTAAACTGCCTTATATTTGGCAAccagacattttttaaaaaagcaattTGCCATAACTATTTGAACATTTTACAAAACACTACAGTAATGTAAGAAAATTGTCATTATAACAAAAAGATTGAAAGCTGTCTGCAGGCTCAGAGGTCCagacattacacaaaaaaaaaaaagttctatgGTATTTTCCAATCAACAATTACTGTGCGTTTGTGTTCTGAGTGTGCCGAATGCCTGTGTGCATCAATGGAACCGCATGGAGCTCACTCCACCCCCTGCCAATAACAAACACACCTTTATTTATGAAACAGACCTGGATGACAGAGCAGCCAACCTCTGCATTCCCAGTTTGGAAGAGACAGAGCAGGCAGTGTTTCCTCACCAGAGagctgcgcacacacacacacacacacacacacacacacacactaatccaAATCTAACACTTTCTCCATGTGCAAGTTCAGGTTCCCAAACCTCAGCAGAGCCCTGCAGTAGTTTATCAAATTATGTCCTTTTTGGCAACCTGTAGTCTGTGCTTTCAGTATTATTTCATTTGCCAGGCAGGACGTGTGCTTTGccaaagaaatgaaaaatcCAATCATTATAATCTCCTCGCTTCCCGTGCCGTCTGATGTAAAGGTGACGAAATTTCAAAATAGATGACTAAGAAAAAGGATTTAACAAATATAGCTGCTCCCTGAGGGAATTAGGgaaacaaactgtgaaaaatATATTGTGtgcaggtgaaaaaaaaaatagtaaagtTTGTTGTCGTAGGGATAAAGCAAATGACACATTAACACACCTAAATTGTACATATAGATTCCTTGAATTCCTTTCAGGCTGATAACACCACACGTGTACGACAGAGAGTGGATTTTGCCGAAGCTGTTAAATGCCTTGTGAAGTGACGGTTGAGTTTGGAAGAACATGCCCGTTTTTCCACTGATGGACCTCCGCAGCTATGTTTCCAGGAGCCTCTCTGTCAACTGACGAGTGGTGACACAGAAGGCTAAATTCAGACCAGATGGCAAAGGGGAATACacaaggcagagagagaatTGACAAATCAGCTACTACTTGGCTGCATTATAGAATCAGTCAGCAGCCTTAATGGAGAAAAGTCCAAACTGAATGAAGTCGctgactgactgcagacaggaagttTATGATAAATGTCTGATTTAAATGGAATGCCAGTTCCAGTCAAAGTTGGgattaaaacaggaaaataggtcaataaaaaaaactctctaTTACAGAAACGATATCTCTCAAAATGCTAAAACTTAATAAGCTAACACAAAAAGCAGGTTATCTATTTAAAGGAAAATGCTGAATATGTGGGTaaactaaaaacaaagacaattttCAAAGTAAATAAGCCTTAAAAGTAAAGGATTTACTGCATGTTGTGCATGTAAAGTTGAGGATGAAGGCATTTTCAGCTCCCATGAGGTCCTCCGTCTGTCTGCCCTACATAGCTTGTTATACTCAAGAGAAGCAGAGACATGATGCGCAAATGAGTCTGTTTACACAACAGTGAAAATCTggacacatgtgcaaactgcaCGTAGTCAtacatgtgtgtctgcaccTGGACTACTGAACTTCACTTTAAAGTAATCACGATGCTGAGGCTAACTagaagaagaacacagcagaactttAACTCGTTTATGACGTTTGGTGTTTAGCATTAACAAGTACCAAGAATGGCAGCACAGACTACTATAGAACATTTTCCACTTGAGGGAAAAGCAGGACATGTGTGGACTTTGTCAGACTTGTGACAGTAGAAATGCTTCATCTTTTTGGCTGTGGCTTATAACTTAGGGTGCTTTTTGGTAGGCCAAAGGagaggagattaaaaaaaaaacaaacagctgcgaCTGAGGGAGAGAAATCTCAACTATTTTCTGTCAATGtccaaaaataaaatctgtgtgAAATCATATCAAATGTGAATAGCAAGTGGGTCATAGATGACCAAGCAGTGGTACTTACAGCTATTAGTGCAGTTATTCTGAGGGATCATAGTAAATAACTCAACTTGACATGCTACTATGGCTTGCTGAGCAATTCAAACTGTTAACTGGATTGCAGAATTGTCGTAATGGCATCAAAATACTAATGTGAAGTGGGTGAGAAGTGTGAGGGAAAAGCTAAGCTGTGTCTCGAGGCATAttttgactaaaaaaaaaatccatttaaCCTGGTTCATATCCGTCATTCTCAATACAAGTGACATGAAATTAGACATGACTCCCACCCTGACtaaacaaacatgacaagcaTAAAATGGGAGGCCCGAGATGATGACACGCTTCAAATATTGAACGCATCTGGCAAGCGTTAAGCAAATCACTGACAGATTTATTGGTGAAAGGACGAGTCACAGCAGATAAGGATGAGAGTGACACACAAGCTGTAAGTGTTCTGAGGAGCGAGTCACCATCATCACTTCCAGTAAAAGGTTCAAAGTACAACAAACAGAGCGGTACATGTGTATTCCAAAGGTCCTGAACACATCTACATGCTGTTAAACCGCTTGTGTTGACAAGTGCAGAGATAAATAGACTGATAGATGTACTTTATTGATCCGGCAAGGGAAATTCTTAActttaaattgttttaaagGGGACAAGAGGATGCCGCTCACGTACTGTAGTATTTGACTAATATTTAAGTAAAGATATGAACTACTTAATGGCACTTAAAAATATTTGTCAGAGGAAATAGTGCTGCATTAAACAGAAGACCAAGAGTTTCCATGAATAAATTCACACAAACATCACCAAGGGATAAAAATCAATATCATTAGGAATGAATCTCCTGACTTTGTAATAGTCCATGATGAAACATTCTACCAGAAATAAAGAACTAAATATAAATCCAGTAATATAAATCTCAATCTTAATTTAGTGCTGGAGAACAACACGTTTaaatcaagcggcaaccttcggggctcaaagctgaagcccatgcagaagtgtcaaaacttgtaattcacgccgcaacagctgggggctggctccaaaagtgagtaatttcccatagactcccatgttaaaatggccgacttcacagcagaaattaacatgtttacggcctggtacaaaaaaccactctggtctcagatgataggttctcttctagtgtcaattgtagggggggtgaatttttttacaactcactcgtttcaattgtattcggacttaaaattacgcataattatgggcgttgccgcttgagtgacagacagttgacgtatcacaacgtgaatttcctgcttccacgatcgcccgcccctctaaaccccgctcgtgctccccctctttgtccatatttggagttttggtggacgtgacgctgccaacatggcggcggtcatcaacgtcctggaacctcccaccgagcctcagaacggctcttcagaaacaaacgggtgacgtcacggaagctctgtccatagtttttactgtcaatggtttaaaTTCACATGTATCATCGTCTGATGATGCCGGTAGTGTAGCAACATAGAAACTAACTACACCGCTGTTTTCTGATCCATCTTCTAAAACTGGACACAGGTATTGGTTGGATtagtaccgtattttccagactataggtcgcaccagccaaaaaatgcgaaaagaagtagaaaaaaaacccatagataagtcgcaccggagtatTAGTCCCACTAGCGGGCCAGCGtgaatcactacgtttttagcgtaatgttgcctcttgaattcctctcaacttaagtggtgcggctgcaggacattgagagtgagacacgcacatttcaacaagttctcacgGGGAGAAacgattagcttcaccgcacagaaattcctataaacatcctgtaaatgagtaaaaggcagactactgtgcgctcatatagctgtctggaattagtgACATATCGACCACAAGcatcacctatgctcggaatgcaaagtgtggacaactggaggtggaagagaaccgtcaggagagggacagaacagctaccattatatttgtaatgggacgtcaggacacaaggctaactaagaCGAACCCGAGTATaggtcgcatacccagccaaagcatgaaaaaagtgcgacttatagtccggaaaatatggtatatattgtgtttttattttttagaagTCACATTTTGAGTcagtgtacaaaaaataactagACCAATAGCTTAAACAACTTAACACTCACTACTGGAAATACGTCTTTGGGTGAGAGGAGGCCTCAAACTGATCTGAGGGGTCTTCTAAAAAATAAGTACATAGATGGCAGAGCTACACAATGTGGAACAAAGACATGTAGAAAAGTCATAAAAATCAATATGAGCTGCCCATAAAAAACCCCCCCCCGTAAAAACCTAATATTAATGTCTCGACAATAAAAAACTGTACAGTAATCTAGTCTGTAAAAACACTCCTGTCTTGGAAACCAGGCAGTTCCAGTTGGAATTCCTGGTTACACGTATCTGCAAACTCAGGGATTTGGTCGCTCCCAAGGAAGGAAATACTGACAACGGTGAGTTTGTATTTGGTAAGAACATGCAGCGATTTTCTTGACCCTCACTCCGAATCAGTTTTCCATATGGCAGAGGCAGATGGGGGTCTCTCTGATTGAGACTCAGAGCCGTCAGCCTTTTCGGCGGTCGGCTGCTTCGCATGCAATGCCTCGGCTCAGTTTTGTCTGGAGTTAGGTGTACAAGGACAGTGAACTAGAAATGCTGACAAATGAGATCAAATGCATCTGATACACTGCAGAAAACATTCAAGAAATAAAGCCCGAAGTGaaatgccttcaaagttttacCTGGCTAAGAATGATGGAAGATGCAAATATGCACACTAATGTGTGAGGAAGTCAAATTCAATTTAATAAAGCTGAATTCCATTAACATTTCCTGTTTAATCCAGGAGGTGTCTTTGACTGTGCTATTTCCACATCACTCCAACCCAAGTCTCTGCTGAGCTGTGGTTTGGGATGCAGAACTCCATAGAAACAGTAAAAACTCAAGGAAAAAACTTCACCTCAGACGTAAAAACAGGAGGTATAGTACAGGCTGAATAATAACCCCAGAGCTCCAATTATCATATTGACCTCGCCGTGTCCCGTGTGCACTACGCTTTCACTGTTGAGAGCACTTAAACAGGCAGACGTGGGCCTGTAAAAATCAAGGTGCGCCACatgtgaaagaaaacagaaatccAAACTGTGGACGCTTCGGTAAGTCAACATTCACTCCACACAAGAGGCAGGGAGTGAGAATATCAGCAAACTACTCGGAGGTGAATCTATCTTTTTAGACCTCTTGTTAGTTTTTGGCACAAGGAATTTGTGGCTGGCACTCAGGAGGAAACTATTAAACCCAGAGAGTTTGTGTGCAGACGTCATCTTGTATTGTGTTTAAGTTTCAGTGTCTTCtaagaaaaatgacacaatgatTTTGTCTGTAAATTGCTATGAGGGAGGATCTGTTTACAGAagaactccacacacacactcagacatccTCAATCAACGGAACAGAGCAGGAGCCGCTCAGCCCTGCGGGTCCTTCAGgaccacgtgtgtgtgtacacaaaccGACTACAGTCCATCCCCCGCTCCACTGAGGAGCTGCTACCTTGTTCCACAGCTGAACTTTCTCCACTGCTGTCTGGCAGACTGTAAAGTGTATTGGGCCATTGTAAATGTACTGTAAAATGAGTTCTCTTCCAgcctttagaaaaaaaaactttcccgACAACCCTGTAAGgttacagagacagaaacgtGTGGTAAAAGGGTTTAAAATCAGAGGCATCTGATTTACCTTCCTCTGGAAGGTAACCAGGGAAAgtaaatttcattttaatagcTTCACATATTCCCTGGTGGCTGCTTAATTATATATCACTGAACAAGCACTATTTTCTCACAGTCACTCTGCTTTTGCCGTTTCTACAAACCAACCATTACATTTTCTGCCCTATCCTCCTGATTATGCAGCATACAGACCGAATTCATCCTTACAACTGTTACCAAAGTATAGCTGTATATATTTGTGAAttaaattcaaacatgtttatagcaacaaaacaaaggaaatggggggaaaaaaaaaagaaaatctactGTTGTTGTATGCACATGTGAACAACGTGAAATACGTTGTCGATGGATGAACAGCGTGGACACTGTATGCAAACGACATGCTGGTCGGTTATCTGTGTGCCAGCAGGTAACACCTGCTGCTTGGCGTGCTGACAAACTGCTGCTCTCCCCTACAGCGTTGAAAATGCAGCAATTCGTGACACTATTTGTTCATCCTGTTAATTGTAAGACAGCTGTGATTTATGGCCTCCTTTAAAAATACCATTACCTCAACAATAATTAGAAACTACTCATTAGCTTCAGACCACATCAACTCAATCACTACTACTGTTGTGTACATACGCAGAATAAACAAATGCAGCTTAATATGACAACCCTATAATAAATCCTATCCAGATAAAAGCTACAGGGTGGTTTAGACAGTCCACTTTGAGCCAACAGCAGATGATGAGGTCCCTGTACACCAAGTCCTACATTCAGGACAGTTTGACTCACCGTTAAGGAAAAGCTCTTCCTGCATCGCTCGTCTGGCAGCAGGAGAGAAACAGCGTTTCTTCAGCCAGTCTGCGTCAAACACGCTGATGTGCTGATCGGGCCACACAATGGAAACCTGCAGAGATAAAAGCTTCATGATTCCAGCTGGTCCGAGTTTTTTCATCCTCATGTTTTCACCTCTTAATAATTTTGTGATTGACCATTAGCCAAAAGTCTCCTTTTCAAATAATTGACTGGGAATCAGTAAATAATTGACGGAGtagttgttttattgtttcaaAATATATGGTTGTAAATGTTTGACATACAGACGGTTTGACCTTATAAAGTGCTTGGAAACTGGGGAAACATGTGGTTAAATAAAGGAGACTTGTTTACTTCCTTTCATATGAGAATTTCTTCTGCTCACAATTTGCCCTTTAAACCCAAAGAGGCTTTTAGCCCCTGCAAACATCTCAATCAAAGCGTTGCTGTTTTTTCTACAGCCACAGGCAAACATAAAATCCCTGTGGTGGTATTTAAGTACCGTTAACAGGGAAACAGTAagcaacacagcaaacacatttttgtttctttctaaTCAACATAAACAAAGGGcatacagcagcagcacgtCGTTTTATAGCTGTGTCCCTCTTACAGAGGTAAAGGTTGAATACTTTGGAGGACTGGGTCACTGCCCTGATAAAACAGCCAGCAAATAAATACCAATAGCAGCTTGAATATTTTACCAGGTTCcaatgaataaaaaaacctgTCTTAGAATTAAAATATAGTGTCAACCTCGTTCTCTGGTTTATACACTTATTTAAAACCACAAATGGAAGTTACAACACCCAAAACATTCATTACATTCTAGAAGAATTGTTAAATTGTGTGAACACGCAAAAATATATCACACAGGGAATAGGCTCTTTAAAGCGAGGGCAAACTGATGGAACTATTTTAGGCCATATTTAAAATATtgacctttaacatcatattagaaatgtgtatgtgtacaaaGCCTGATGGACGCAGCCCACCTTGTTGTCATTGGTGACCTCCACAACATCAACACCTGTGTGGATATCGAGGTCACACAGGAGGAGTGTCCGGGCCTGAGCAGACTGCAGGGTGCACAGTGGACATTGGCAGTTGTCTCTCAGCCAGGTGAATGGGTACAGACTGTGGCCGCCACACTCCCACTCCACTTCCATCATCCTCTCCTCATCCAGAGCCCGGACATGCCTCACTGAGTGGTGAGCCATAGGGATAGAGGCTGACCCCAGTGTGTGCTGCCCACGATGCTGCGGTGACGTCCGGCGGGAGGGTAGAGCAGCTAGCGAAGCTGGCTGAGGTCTATGACAAGCCGCCGTCAGGGTTCGGCAGGCCATGGCCGACGCGCTCCTCTGCAGGGCAGGCAAGCCGAACCGTGCAAATGTAGTCATCCACATTTCTGAACGGTTCCTTCCCAGATTATTAGTCTCCAAATCAGGAAGGTCCAACAATAActgcagaaaaaggaaaactTCAGTccttaaggccccgttcacactggagaaagtcattccagctagagtaggattgagcccagacagcctttaagctggatgcgttcagacctattttcaaatctggctagcacacagttgtgttaagcacatccagcgtgtttgctgttctcctaaccactaggtggcgcctcgtaatatggctaataatgtggctagccggattcgctaattagcacatttgagccaatcctgctagatccacctagGCCcctgtggcttaagcaggatttggccgcatccagatcaatccagatgtgtttttttccgagtgtgaacacctccaatctggctgaatccagtttgatttcaagccggctagatccaccctcgattggctcaaatgtggctcaggtgtgaacgcaaatgtggctagcgaatccggctagccacattattagccatattacaaggcgccacctagtggtttggagaacagcaaacacgctggatgaagctggattgagtgcggacacaactgtgtgctagccagatttgaaaataggtctgaacgcatccagcttaaaggctgtctgggctcaatcctactctagctggaatgactttctccagtgtgaacggggcctaagtctCCAACCAATACCTGCTTGTGtcaatgtgtatttttaatgaCTTAATTTTTAACTCCTGTCATGCCAGGATCAGGTAGCAGAGGGAAATGTGTCAACTAAACTAAAGTTTAACTTGGTCTGACAAAAAAATACTAGTAAAACTACTCAAACTAGTCTGGGAACAGCCAGCTGTTGAGCTGTTTACATTATGTACATTAGCCTGATTGGTCACTGCAGCCTTTATCAGTTACAATGACCGACTGAGATTGACTTTTATATGTGAACAGCTGTTCAATGCTGCTCTTGTAGCCTCTTTAAAAACAGGCTTTACTTTGTGTTCTTCACTGGATTTCAGTACAGCAGCATCCACTCTTCTGTATAAAACTACTGACCTCACAGTGCTTAGAGAAGCATCACTAACAGCTGCTAGCTTTCCGTCTGATTCACACACAACGTACAGAGCAAGTTGTTCATGAACAGGTTTCGTTTCAGAGGACAGCAGCTCCCCTTTCCGCTTTGCAGACTGAGCTAACCCGGGtggctgttagcatgctagttAAAGTGTAAGCGGAGCTACCGGCTTCTCTACTGTACATTCATAAACTCAGTTTCTGACTGCGACACTCAACTCGGTCGAGTTCCTTGCAGAGTTGGACTCCTTACATGTTAGTTTGTGTAGTAAAATACCACTAAAACTGCACAAAATGTACATATTTGTCAGCTA
This portion of the Parambassis ranga chromosome 3, fParRan2.1, whole genome shotgun sequence genome encodes:
- the bbox1 gene encoding gamma-butyrobetaine dioxygenase, which translates into the protein MWMTTFARFGLPALQRSASAMACRTLTAACHRPQPASLAALPSRRTSPQHRGQHTLGSASIPMAHHSVRHVRALDEERMMEVEWECGGHSLYPFTWLRDNCQCPLCTLQSAQARTLLLCDLDIHTGVDVVEVTNDNKVSIVWPDQHISVFDADWLKKRCFSPAARRAMQEELFLNEHHYWDSKLHIPTADYQEVLHDDKAALAWLLALRRVGIVYLKGAPAVQGQVARLAERIGYLRLTFYGHTWQVQDKPMANNVAYTSEKLSLHTDYPALQFAPGVQFLHCINQAATGGESEVVDGFHMAELLRREDPEAFQALASLRVDFTDTGTDYCDFMLQSKKCIIDVDENGRVVRINLNNATRDSVLDLPLHQVQPFYRGLKAFYDIMNQPDNVVAYSMQPGDIVTFDNWRLLHGRRSYTSSPDRLRHLEGAYLDWDEVMSRLRILRSAVQAGM